A portion of the Oncorhynchus nerka isolate Pitt River linkage group LG27, Oner_Uvic_2.0, whole genome shotgun sequence genome contains these proteins:
- the LOC115112195 gene encoding UDP-glucuronosyltransferase 2C1-like gives MHQFIFVLITLLVLWPTTVHGGKVLVFPVEGSHWINMNVIIEALHSRGHSVSVVRPSDSWYIKETSPHYSSIPIDIPGGFDEDFATVFVGRLLEIQREGKGAWARFKLEMELTVKAGEMHEKICEMLTYIFENKELMKSLQDAKYDLVLTDPAMAGGVILAHYLSLPVVLNVRWTIHGEGHFAIAPSPLSYVPMVGAELTDKMTFLEKVKNVLIYGMSAAQIAHAISPQYTALVSQYFGPEVDYFSLFQAADLWLMRVDFVFEFPRPTMPNVIYMGGFQCKPAKPLPQDLEEFVHSSGEHGVIIMSLGTLVAQLPRDLTDELAAAFSQLPQKVIWRHKGDRPTTLGNNTLLVDWMPQNDLLGHPKTRLFVAHGGTNGVQEAIYHGVPIVGLPLIFDQPDNLHKMKARGAAKILDIFTISRDIFLQALQEVLDEPSYRMNMERLSRLHRDVPMEPLDTALFWIEFVMRHKGAAHLRTESYRMPWYAYHSVDVMVFLLAVVLLIMLTTVAIIRCLCFRMCSRLKIKHE, from the coding sequence ATGCATCAGTTTATATTCGTCTTAATCACACTCCTGGTCTTATGGCCAACTACTGTTCATGGTGGGAAGGTCCTGGTGTTTCCAGTGGAAGGCAGCCATTGGATCAACATGAATGTCATTATTGAAGCGCTGCATTCAAGAGGTCATAGTGTGTCAGTAGTACGGCCATCAGACAGCTGGTACATCAAGGAAACCTCCCCTCACTACAGTTCAATCCCAATTGATATTCCAGGTGGATTTGATGAGGACTTTGCCACAGTGTTTGTGGGTAGACTTCtggagatccagagagagggaaagggtgcATGGGCTCGTTTTAAACTGGAAATGGAGCTCACGGTAAAAGCCGGAGAGATGCATGAAAAGAtttgtgaaatgcttacatacataTTTGAGAATAAAGAGCTGATGAAATCTCTCCAGGATGCAAAGTACGACTTGGTTCTGACTGATCCTGCTATGGCAGGGGGAGTTATACTGGCACACTACCTTAGTTTACCCGTTGTTTTAAATGTCAGATGGACCATTCACGGTGAAGGTCATTTTGCTAtagctccctctcctctttcataTGTTCCTATGGTAGGGGCAGAGTTAACGGACAAAATGACTTTTCTTGAGAAAGTAAAAAATGTACTGATTTATGGAATGAGCGCTGCTCAGATTGCACATGCTATTAGTCCACAATACACTGCCTTAGTTAGTCAGTACTTTGGTCCTGAGGTCGACTACTTCTCATTGTTTCAAGCTGCTGATTTATGGCTCATGAGAGTTGACTTTGTGTTTGAGTTCCCTCGTCCCACCATGCCTAATGTTATCTATATGGGAGGGTTCCAATGTAAACCTGCCAAGCCTCTTCCCCAAGACCTGGAGGAGTTTGTGCATAGTTCAGGGGAACATGGAGTCATTATCATGTCTTTGGGAACCTTAGTTGCACAGCTTCCTCGTGATTTAACTGATGAATTGGCTGCTGCTTTTTCCCAACTGCCTCAGAAGGTAATCTGGAGACACAAAGGAGACAGGCCAACTACTCTGGGCAACAACACCTTACTAGTTGACTGGATGCCTCAGAATGATCTGTTAGGACACCCTAAGACAAGGCTGTTTGTAGCTCACGGAGGAACAAATGGGGTTCAAGAGGCTATCTACCACGGTGTTCCAATAGTAGGCTTACCACTGATTTTTGATCAACCTGACAATCTTCACAAAATGAAAGCCAGAGGAGCAGCGAAGATCCTGGATATTTTTACAATAAGCAGGGATATCTTCCTCCAGGCCTTACAGGAAGTTCTGGATGAGCCGTCCTACAGGATGAACATGGAGAGACTCTCCAGGCTACACCGGGACGTGCCAATGGAACCCCTGGACACTGCCCTCTTCTGGATTGAGTTTGTCATGAGACACAAAGGTGCTGCTCACCTGCGTACAGAGTCCTACAGAATGCCTTGGTACGCCTACCACTCTGTAGATGTAATGGTGTTTTTACTGGCTGTTGTGCTACTTATTATGCTGACTACTGTTGCAATCATCAGGTGTTTATGCTTCAGGATGTGTAGTAGACTAAAAATTAAACATGAATGA